Within the Streptomyces sp. YIM 121038 genome, the region CGATGTAGATCACCGCGACGACCGTGAAGCTGGCGATGACATTGGCGCCGTAGTAGCCGCTCATCGTGCTGACGGTCGACAGGAGCTCGGGGAAGGTCAGCATCGCGCCGCCGAGCGCGGTGTCCTTCACGATGACCACGATCTGGCTGACGATCGCGGGCAGCATCGCCGTGACCGACTGCGGCAGGAGCACGGACCGCATGGTCTGGCCCTTGCGCAGACCGATGGCCTTGGCCGCCTCGGTCTGGCCCTTGGGCAGGGCCAGGATGCCCGCCCGTACGATCTCCGCGAGCACGGAGGCGTTGTACAGGACGAGACCGGTCACGACCGCGTACATGGGCCGGTCGTCGGAGGAGACGTCGCTGTACTCGGCGAAGGCCGCGTTGGCGAACAGCATCAGGATGAGGACCGGGATCGCGCGGAAGAACTCCACGATCGTGCCGGCCACGATGCGCACCCACAGGTGGTCCGAGAGACGCGCGATGCCCAGCACCGCACCCAGGGGCAGCGCGATGACCATGGAGTACGCGGCCGCCTTGAGCGTGTTCTCCAGGCCGGGCCAGATGTACGTCGTCCAGGACCTGCTGTCCGTGAAGAAGGGCTTCCACTTCTCCCAGTCGAGCTGGCCCTTGTCCGACAGGGCGTTGTAGACCCACCAGCCCACCAGGCCGACGGCGACCAGGAAGACCACCGAGTAGATGATGTTGCGCTGTTTGGCGCGGGGGCCCGGGACGTCGTAGAGGACGGAGTTCATCGCTTGACCGCCACCTTCTTGCTGACCCAGCCGAGGATCAGGCCGGTCGGAAGGGTGAGGCAGATGAAGCCGAACGCGAAGACGGCGGCGATCGCGATCGTCTGGGCCTCGTTCTCGATCATGCCCTTCATCAGCAGGGCCGCCTCGGCGACACCGATCGCGGCGGCCACGGTGGTGTTCTTCGTGAGCGCGATGAGGACGTTGGCGAGCGGAGCCACCACCGAGCGGAAGGCCTGCGGGAGCACGACCAGGGTGAGGACCTGCGTGAAGCTCAGGCCGATCGCGCGGGCGGCCTCGGCCTGGCCCATCGGCACGGTGTTGATGCCCGAGCGCAGCGCCTCACAGACGAAGGCGGCCGTGTAGGCGGTCAGACCGAGCACCGCCAGGCGGAAGTTGGTCGCGTCGATGGTCGACGCACCCAGGTCGATGAGCAGCGTCTGGTTCAGGCCGAGCGACGTGAACACGATGATGATGGTCAGCGGAATGTTCCGCACGACGTTGACGTAGACGGCTCCGAAGCCGCGCATGAGGGGAACGGGGCTGACGCGCATGCCCGCCAGCACGGTTCCCCATATCAGGGAGCCGACCGCTGAGAGTCCGGTGAGTTTCACCGTCTCCCAGAAGGCCCCCCACAGGTCATAGCCTTCAAGAAAGTCGAACACG harbors:
- a CDS encoding amino acid ABC transporter permease; the encoded protein is MNSVLYDVPGPRAKQRNIIYSVVFLVAVGLVGWWVYNALSDKGQLDWEKWKPFFTDSRSWTTYIWPGLENTLKAAAYSMVIALPLGAVLGIARLSDHLWVRIVAGTIVEFFRAIPVLILMLFANAAFAEYSDVSSDDRPMYAVVTGLVLYNASVLAEIVRAGILALPKGQTEAAKAIGLRKGQTMRSVLLPQSVTAMLPAIVSQIVVIVKDTALGGAMLTFPELLSTVSTMSGYYGANVIASFTVVAVIYIVLNFILTTFASWLERRLRRGKKSTGAVVDPATIAGTAATGAGGAGGAGGGFI
- a CDS encoding ABC transporter permease subunit (The N-terminal region of this protein, as described by TIGR01726, is a three transmembrane segment that identifies a subfamily of ABC transporter permease subunits, which specificities that include histidine, arginine, glutamine, glutamate, L-cystine (sic), the opines (in Agrobacterium) octopine and nopaline, etc.); translated protein: MFDFLEGYDLWGAFWETVKLTGLSAVGSLIWGTVLAGMRVSPVPLMRGFGAVYVNVVRNIPLTIIIVFTSLGLNQTLLIDLGASTIDATNFRLAVLGLTAYTAAFVCEALRSGINTVPMGQAEAARAIGLSFTQVLTLVVLPQAFRSVVAPLANVLIALTKNTTVAAAIGVAEAALLMKGMIENEAQTIAIAAVFAFGFICLTLPTGLILGWVSKKVAVKR